A region of Chloracidobacterium sp. DNA encodes the following proteins:
- a CDS encoding metallophosphoesterase gives MAESLTIAVVSDLHAYDYPIDKEPPPSTLCTLDSETPHNRHPIAALSHLIHTEPALRSNILMCCGDMGDKARPAGINYTWQKLQALKSELGASELFVTPGNHDVDSRHKHNDFDAKGYLQGLTPRFPFEDEHIWDRFWSRNYVVMTMPHYRVVVLNTSAYHGGQPEEYEHGRISTRTVDQLKNELVELETREPRTINILLCHHHPHNYGDLEENDQSLMSGGNRLLQTLDQLDSDWIVIHGHKHHPRIAYAAGDSSALVFSAGSLCAPNGPSTGIRNQFYLLTFPLESDTLIGKFQAWDWIPNIGWQLAQRTSGLPSSGGFGNRQKPNAIAKEINEIFLARSQPYLSWSEITGALPLVEYVLPDSLEKVIKRLRETHGIQTSRNTDGTSPLQIGKSM, from the coding sequence GTGGCTGAAAGTCTGACAATTGCAGTTGTAAGTGATCTGCACGCATATGATTACCCCATCGACAAGGAGCCTCCGCCTTCCACTCTTTGCACACTTGATTCGGAAACACCGCACAATCGACATCCAATCGCCGCTCTTTCACATTTAATCCATACAGAGCCCGCATTAAGGTCAAACATCCTCATGTGTTGTGGTGACATGGGGGACAAAGCTCGTCCGGCGGGTATAAATTATACTTGGCAAAAGCTACAGGCTCTTAAGAGTGAACTTGGCGCGTCAGAGTTATTCGTTACTCCTGGAAATCATGATGTTGATTCCAGACATAAGCACAATGATTTCGATGCGAAGGGGTATCTTCAAGGTTTGACGCCCCGATTTCCTTTCGAAGATGAACATATTTGGGATCGATTCTGGTCACGAAATTATGTTGTAATGACGATGCCACATTACCGCGTTGTTGTCTTAAACACGAGTGCGTACCATGGTGGGCAGCCAGAAGAATACGAACACGGTCGGATTAGCACAAGGACCGTTGACCAGTTAAAAAATGAACTTGTGGAACTCGAAACTAGGGAACCAAGGACAATCAATATTCTGCTCTGTCATCATCATCCACATAACTATGGTGACCTTGAAGAAAATGATCAAAGTCTCATGAGCGGAGGTAACCGACTTCTACAGACACTCGATCAACTAGATAGTGATTGGATTGTAATTCATGGCCACAAGCACCACCCCCGAATCGCATATGCCGCCGGCGATTCGTCGGCATTAGTGTTCTCTGCCGGAAGTCTTTGTGCTCCAAATGGTCCGTCTACGGGAATTAGAAATCAGTTTTACCTCCTAACATTTCCTCTAGAATCGGATACGCTAATTGGCAAATTTCAGGCATGGGATTGGATTCCGAACATTGGGTGGCAATTGGCTCAACGCACATCTGGGCTACCGTCTTCCGGCGGATTCGGAAATCGACAAAAACCTAACGCGATAGCAAAGGAAATTAATGAGATATTTTTGGCCAGGAGCCAGCCTTACCTAAGTTGGAGTGAAATCACCGGGGCTCTGCCCTTAGTAGAGTATGTTTTGCCGGACAGTCTTGAAAAGGTTATTAAGCGTCTACGCGAAACTCATGGGATTCAAACCTCTCGAAATACGGATGGAACCAGCCCTTTACAAATTGGGAAATCAATGTGA
- a CDS encoding bacterioferritin, translating to MNENEKQQAIDVLNKILELELSGVVRYTHYALMVFGYNRIPIVSWLQGNGDESLMHARKAGEFVTMLGGHPSLKIGPLLETEKHDIGDILRESLEQETSTLAAYRELLELADGKSVSLEEYAREMILLEELHLDEVNKMLRKPGEMEPFKE from the coding sequence ATGAACGAAAATGAAAAACAACAAGCGATAGACGTCTTAAACAAGATCCTTGAGTTGGAATTGTCTGGTGTGGTGCGTTATACGCATTATGCTTTGATGGTTTTTGGGTATAACCGGATACCGATCGTGTCTTGGCTGCAGGGCAACGGTGATGAAAGCTTGATGCATGCACGAAAGGCGGGCGAATTTGTCACGATGCTTGGCGGACATCCGTCTTTGAAGATCGGCCCGTTGCTTGAAACCGAAAAGCATGACATCGGCGACATTTTGCGCGAAAGTCTGGAACAGGAAACATCGACGCTCGCGGCTTATCGCGAACTGCTTGAGCTTGCCGATGGCAAATCTGTTTCGCTAGAAGAATATGCGCGCGAGATGATCCTGCTCGAGGAATTACATCTCGACGAGGTCAACAAGATGCTCCGCAAGCCGGGCGAGATGGAACCATTTAAAGAATAG
- a CDS encoding M20/M25/M40 family metallo-hydrolase, with amino-acid sequence MKKNILAFLLLATFLFQSAFAQTAIKVTPEEKKIAEGVTAKQLSDYLYFVASDEMEGRDTPSRGLDIVAKFMGMNLSKWGFKPAGDNGTFYQKIALKSESVDPAKNTIQIGGQNFALLEDFYRLSGNTSVNAALVFVRDGWMVKAKGVDAYKGVDVKDKIIVVYGQGFPRGPRATTLPSGVTEDDLKGTKGTDWADPLTYAKSSGAKGMILVASPQTQEVWPQLKNFIGRSTSYPEKLRDVPAEQNDFPVVLVSSKVGDAIFAGESANKDSAAAFALNKSGSMTVASNVEIKWTQNVVAVWEGSDPVLKNEMVAIGAHYDHVGTNPNASGPDKIWNGADDDGSGTVAVLSIAEALAKTPKRPKRSVLFVWHAGEEKGLWGAEYFNKFPTVDIKNVIAQLNIDMIGRSRKAGDTNPKNKALTDENSTYVIGSEMMSSTLGSVIKGANSGYLNMGYDYKYDDPNDTEKFFFRSDHFHYAVKGIPVAFWFSGVHEDYHQPGDHADKIDYNKMEKITRTIFVTLLKLADLKERPKVDKQLPPELTQR; translated from the coding sequence ATGAAAAAAAATATACTTGCATTTCTATTATTAGCGACATTTCTGTTCCAGTCCGCGTTTGCTCAAACAGCGATCAAGGTCACTCCAGAAGAAAAGAAGATTGCCGAGGGCGTGACGGCAAAACAACTGAGCGATTATCTTTATTTTGTTGCATCCGACGAGATGGAGGGCCGCGATACGCCGTCGCGTGGGCTCGACATCGTAGCAAAATTCATGGGGATGAACCTATCAAAATGGGGCTTCAAACCGGCAGGTGATAACGGCACTTTCTATCAAAAGATCGCGCTGAAGTCAGAATCCGTTGACCCGGCTAAGAATACGATCCAGATCGGCGGCCAGAATTTTGCGCTGCTTGAAGACTTCTATCGATTATCGGGAAACACTTCGGTTAATGCAGCACTCGTATTTGTTCGCGACGGATGGATGGTGAAAGCGAAGGGTGTCGATGCATACAAGGGCGTTGATGTTAAAGACAAGATCATCGTCGTCTACGGTCAAGGCTTTCCACGCGGTCCTAGAGCGACCACTCTGCCGTCCGGAGTTACGGAAGATGATCTAAAAGGAACAAAAGGAACGGATTGGGCAGACCCGCTGACCTACGCTAAAAGCAGCGGGGCAAAGGGCATGATCCTTGTCGCATCGCCGCAAACGCAAGAAGTCTGGCCGCAACTGAAAAACTTTATTGGACGCAGCACTTCTTATCCGGAAAAATTGCGCGATGTTCCTGCGGAGCAGAACGATTTTCCGGTAGTTCTGGTTTCGAGCAAAGTAGGCGACGCTATCTTTGCCGGCGAATCGGCAAATAAGGATTCGGCGGCCGCATTTGCATTGAACAAATCTGGCTCAATGACCGTAGCCAGCAACGTTGAAATAAAATGGACGCAAAACGTGGTTGCGGTATGGGAAGGCAGTGACCCTGTTTTGAAGAACGAGATGGTCGCGATCGGCGCACACTATGACCATGTCGGCACAAACCCAAATGCCAGCGGGCCGGATAAGATCTGGAACGGTGCCGATGACGATGGTTCGGGCACAGTGGCTGTGTTATCGATAGCTGAGGCACTTGCAAAGACTCCGAAACGGCCAAAACGCTCGGTGCTATTTGTCTGGCACGCGGGTGAAGAAAAGGGTTTGTGGGGCGCTGAATATTTTAATAAGTTCCCGACCGTCGATATCAAAAATGTCATCGCCCAGCTCAATATTGACATGATCGGCCGCAGCCGAAAAGCCGGAGATACCAATCCAAAAAACAAAGCGCTGACGGATGAGAATTCGACCTATGTTATCGGTTCTGAAATGATGAGCTCGACTCTCGGCTCAGTTATAAAAGGTGCAAATTCCGGTTACCTGAATATGGGTTACGATTACAAATACGACGACCCGAACGATACAGAAAAGTTCTTTTTCCGTTCAGATCATTTTCACTACGCCGTCAAAGGCATTCCGGTCGCGTTCTGGTTCAGCGGAGTTCACGAAGATTACCACCAGCCGGGTGATCACGCAGACAAAATCGACTACAACAAAATGGAAAAGATCACGCGGACAATATTTGTTACGCTCTTGAAATTGGCCGATCTCAAAGAACGTCCAAAGGTCGATAAGCAACTTCCACCGGAATTAACTCAACGCTAA
- a CDS encoding GNAT family N-acetyltransferase yields MKILETERLILREINSAIDAEFIFELLNTPKFLKYIGDRKVRSVEQAREFIEKRYRQSYCDHGYGLYTVELKSDNTPAGVCGFVKRDHFEFGDVGFAFLPAFEGKGYGFESANAVLDFGRDTLGFTKVLAITSQDNDVSDKLLEKLGFHFDRIFSSPDGEDLNLFEKQL; encoded by the coding sequence GTGAAGATACTCGAAACCGAAAGGCTCATTTTGCGCGAAATAAACTCCGCTATCGATGCGGAGTTTATTTTTGAATTGCTCAATACGCCCAAATTTCTCAAATACATAGGCGACCGCAAAGTGAGGTCTGTTGAACAAGCGCGTGAGTTTATTGAGAAACGATATCGGCAAAGCTATTGCGATCACGGTTACGGGCTTTATACGGTTGAACTAAAAAGCGACAACACACCAGCTGGCGTTTGCGGTTTTGTTAAGCGCGACCATTTCGAGTTCGGCGATGTTGGCTTTGCTTTTTTGCCTGCATTTGAAGGTAAAGGCTATGGATTTGAGTCTGCAAATGCTGTCTTGGATTTTGGACGTGACACGCTCGGCTTTACCAAGGTCTTGGCGATCACTTCACAGGACAATGACGTTTCGGATAAACTCCTCGAGAAACTCGGGTTTCATTTTGATCGGATATTCAGTTCTCCCGACGGCGAAGACCTGAACCTCTTCGAAAAGCAATTATGA
- the lipA gene encoding lipoyl synthase, whose protein sequence is MIEEKVLVQNFLNRKQRERLKKPEWLKIKLGDPRNQNAVLDLISGLNLHTVCQEAKCPNIFECWTDKTATFMLGGDTCTRHCGFCAVNKGKPMDLDPQEPVHVAEAVKHLDLKHAVITSVNRDDLPDGGSKHWAETIFRVREMNPECKVEVLIPDFNGNEEALNNVLRARPDVLNHNTETIARLYRRVRPDAIYEQSMELLTRAAHWRDTNQPAMLTKSGIMAGLGETFEEVVDLMRDLRKASCDIMTIGQYLQPYEKRLPVERYVTPEEFAEWKKIGEAMGFKHVESSPLTRSSYHARQQTENGQTGT, encoded by the coding sequence ATGATCGAAGAAAAGGTTTTAGTTCAGAATTTTCTCAACCGCAAACAGCGTGAGCGGTTGAAAAAGCCTGAATGGCTCAAGATCAAGCTTGGCGACCCGCGTAATCAGAACGCCGTACTCGATCTGATCTCGGGCCTAAATCTGCACACCGTCTGTCAGGAAGCAAAATGCCCGAATATTTTTGAATGCTGGACGGACAAAACAGCAACATTCATGCTCGGCGGCGACACTTGCACGCGGCATTGTGGATTTTGTGCGGTCAATAAGGGCAAGCCTATGGATCTCGATCCGCAAGAACCTGTCCACGTCGCCGAAGCAGTAAAACATCTCGATCTCAAACATGCAGTTATAACTTCGGTCAATCGCGACGATCTGCCCGACGGCGGTTCGAAGCATTGGGCTGAGACGATCTTCCGCGTGCGCGAGATGAATCCAGAATGCAAGGTGGAAGTGCTCATTCCCGATTTTAACGGAAACGAAGAAGCTCTGAACAACGTCCTTCGAGCACGGCCCGATGTTCTCAACCACAACACCGAAACCATCGCTCGCCTCTATCGCCGCGTTCGCCCCGATGCGATCTACGAGCAATCGATGGAACTGCTCACCCGGGCAGCTCACTGGCGTGACACGAATCAACCAGCGATGCTGACCAAGAGCGGGATCATGGCAGGACTTGGTGAAACTTTCGAAGAGGTCGTTGACCTGATGCGTGACCTTCGCAAGGCTTCGTGTGACATCATGACCATCGGTCAATACCTGCAGCCTTACGAAAAACGCCTCCCTGTCGAGCGTTACGTCACGCCCGAGGAGTTTGCCGAGTGGAAAAAGATCGGCGAGGCGATGGGCTTCAAGCACGTTGAATCGTCGCCGCTGACACGTTCGTCGTATCATGCAAGGCAACAAACAGAAAATGGTCAAACTGGCACGTAA
- a CDS encoding (2Fe-2S)-binding protein → MPHITAETATGTVEFDAEAGTKLVLAIEDNGVDILHRCGGNARCTTCRVEILSDNVGERTDDEAAILSTKEGISDTTRLSCQIRLADDIHVRVISQASVMGIDPGTRPQD, encoded by the coding sequence ATGCCACATATAACTGCCGAAACGGCAACTGGAACGGTTGAATTTGATGCGGAAGCGGGAACGAAACTCGTGCTTGCGATAGAGGACAACGGTGTTGATATTCTGCATCGCTGCGGTGGAAATGCTCGATGCACGACATGCCGCGTTGAGATCTTGTCGGACAATGTCGGCGAGCGAACAGATGACGAGGCGGCGATACTTTCAACTAAAGAAGGCATCAGCGATACTACGCGGCTTTCGTGCCAGATCAGGCTTGCTGATGATATTCACGTCCGTGTTATCAGTCAGGCAAGCGTGATGGGCATCGATCCGGGAACACGGCCGCAAGACTAA
- a CDS encoding alpha/beta fold hydrolase: protein MYPKGNLFIPASHGQLEAILKEATGERRGVALVCHPHPLGGGTMHNKVVFRVAAGLNDAGLTTLRFNFRGVGASTGVHNEIEGGVEDVRDALNYLKVTYPGEEITLAGFSFGSRTALEVGYDDERVARLISIGTPVDKYGDYDFLTKVRKPILFVHGDRDEFGAIDNVRRLVEEVAKNTDAELVVFENCGHFFDEHLSELREAVRDWTERKI from the coding sequence ATGTATCCAAAAGGCAATCTTTTTATTCCGGCTTCGCATGGGCAGCTTGAGGCGATATTGAAAGAAGCGACGGGCGAACGGCGTGGTGTTGCTCTTGTGTGTCATCCGCATCCGCTGGGCGGTGGGACGATGCATAATAAGGTCGTGTTTCGTGTAGCGGCGGGTTTGAACGATGCGGGGTTGACGACGCTGAGGTTTAATTTTCGCGGTGTTGGGGCTTCGACAGGTGTGCATAACGAGATCGAAGGCGGTGTTGAAGACGTCCGCGATGCGTTGAACTATTTGAAGGTGACTTATCCCGGGGAAGAGATCACGCTCGCCGGTTTTTCGTTTGGTTCGCGGACTGCTTTAGAGGTCGGGTACGATGACGAACGTGTCGCCAGGCTGATAAGCATCGGCACACCGGTTGATAAATACGGCGATTACGATTTTTTGACAAAGGTGCGAAAGCCGATACTTTTTGTCCACGGCGACAGAGACGAATTCGGTGCGATCGACAATGTGCGTCGGCTTGTCGAAGAAGTTGCAAAGAACACCGATGCTGAACTCGTAGTGTTTGAAAACTGCGGGCATTTTTTTGATGAGCATTTGAGTGAACTGCGAGAGGCGGTTCGTGATTGGACGGAAAGAAAAATTTAA
- a CDS encoding CsbD family protein, translating to MSVTPNKDEVKGKWEQAKGYVKDKTGEVTGNKDLEAEGEVQRAEGETQETWGKVKHKVHDALDDIADSVNN from the coding sequence ATGTCAGTAACACCAAACAAAGACGAAGTAAAAGGCAAATGGGAACAGGCAAAAGGCTACGTCAAAGACAAAACCGGCGAAGTAACGGGCAACAAAGACCTCGAAGCCGAAGGCGAAGTCCAACGCGCCGAAGGCGAAACCCAAGAAACCTGGGGCAAGGTCAAACACAAGGTCCATGACGCTCTTGATGACATTGCCGATTCTGTAAACAACTAG
- the lpxI gene encoding UDP-2,3-diacylglucosamine diphosphatase LpxI (LpxI, functionally equivalent to LpxH, replaces it in LPS biosynthesis in a minority of bacteria.) — MRYGLIAGNGQFPFLVAEGARKAGASLAVVAIREETDPNIDKVAENVTWVGIGQLGKMISFFKNQDVTHAIMAGQVKHVQIFSGSIPDLRMVKMLWNLPRRNTDALIGGIANELAKEGIELIDSTNFIKDMLAPDGVLTKRKPTDTENENIEYGLHIADEIARLDLGQTIVVRAKACVAIEAMEGTDATIKRAGELANGKLTVVKVAKPDQDMRFDVPVVGVPTIKTMIDAGATCLSITSNKTLIFDRGEMLSLANTNKICIVGSGRETIQDKLA; from the coding sequence ATGAGATACGGCCTAATTGCAGGTAACGGACAGTTCCCTTTTCTCGTCGCCGAAGGAGCGAGAAAAGCTGGGGCTTCGCTCGCCGTTGTAGCGATCAGGGAAGAGACCGATCCGAACATCGATAAAGTCGCTGAAAACGTAACTTGGGTCGGTATCGGACAGCTTGGAAAAATGATCTCGTTTTTTAAGAACCAAGACGTAACTCACGCGATCATGGCCGGGCAGGTCAAGCACGTTCAAATTTTTTCCGGCTCGATACCTGATCTGCGAATGGTCAAGATGCTTTGGAATCTGCCGCGTCGTAATACCGACGCACTGATCGGCGGCATCGCGAACGAACTCGCGAAGGAAGGTATCGAGCTGATCGATTCCACAAACTTTATCAAAGACATGCTCGCCCCTGATGGCGTTCTGACAAAACGAAAACCAACTGACACCGAAAATGAAAATATCGAATACGGTCTGCACATCGCTGATGAGATCGCCCGGCTCGACCTCGGCCAAACGATCGTTGTCAGGGCAAAGGCATGTGTCGCGATCGAAGCGATGGAAGGAACCGACGCAACGATCAAACGTGCCGGCGAACTTGCCAACGGAAAACTCACGGTTGTTAAGGTCGCCAAACCCGATCAGGATATGCGTTTTGACGTTCCGGTGGTTGGTGTTCCAACGATCAAAACGATGATCGACGCCGGTGCTACTTGCCTTTCAATAACCTCCAATAAAACTCTAATTTTTGACAGGGGTGAAATGCTCAGTCTCGCAAACACTAACAAAATTTGTATCGTCGGTTCGGGCCGTGAAACAATTCAGGACAAACTTGCGTAG
- a CDS encoding acyl-CoA thioesterase, whose product MPRDTNAHGTVFGGVILSYIDVAGGVEAVRHTRHNRFVTVAMKEVIFHEPVFIGDLVSFYAKTLKVGNTSITIHVDVEAERFGTPGVMVKVTEAEVIFVAIDEKGKKVRIDG is encoded by the coding sequence ATGCCGCGGGATACTAATGCTCACGGGACGGTTTTTGGCGGTGTTATTTTGAGCTACATCGACGTTGCGGGCGGCGTTGAGGCGGTGCGGCATACGCGGCACAACCGATTTGTTACTGTTGCAATGAAAGAGGTTATCTTTCATGAACCGGTGTTTATCGGCGATCTGGTCAGTTTTTATGCAAAGACGTTAAAGGTTGGCAACACTTCGATCACCATTCACGTCGATGTCGAGGCGGAACGTTTCGGCACGCCCGGTGTGATGGTTAAAGTAACCGAGGCCGAGGTCATATTCGTTGCCATAGATGAAAAAGGCAAGAAAGTGCGGATTGACGGATAG
- a CDS encoding superoxide dismutase: MGTTTTYTAKTFDLSDLTGISNETLAMHFKLYEGYVTNTNTYNQRIADMIGSGTLDATQVAAFSEIKRRFGFEYNGMVLHEYYFENMMKNGTGDPTDGDFRAAAEASFGSYDVWKADFVNTGKMRGVGWAACYQDPSNGAISNHWINLHETGNVAGYKPILIMDVWEHAFIKDYAPVDRPKYIEAFFSNINWGAVNSRLG; encoded by the coding sequence ATGGGAACAACGACTACTTACACTGCAAAGACATTTGACCTGAGCGATCTGACCGGCATCTCGAACGAGACGCTGGCGATGCACTTTAAGCTGTACGAAGGCTATGTAACGAATACCAATACCTACAACCAACGCATTGCCGACATGATCGGCTCGGGCACGCTTGATGCTACACAGGTTGCTGCTTTTAGTGAGATCAAACGCCGTTTTGGATTTGAATATAACGGCATGGTGCTGCACGAATATTACTTCGAGAACATGATGAAAAACGGCACGGGCGACCCGACGGACGGCGATTTTCGCGCGGCGGCCGAAGCGAGCTTTGGCAGCTACGATGTGTGGAAAGCCGATTTTGTGAACACCGGCAAAATGCGCGGCGTCGGTTGGGCAGCTTGTTATCAAGACCCTTCGAACGGCGCGATCTCGAACCACTGGATCAACCTGCACGAAACAGGCAACGTCGCCGGCTACAAGCCGATCTTGATAATGGACGTCTGGGAGCATGCGTTCATCAAAGATTACGCACCGGTGGACAGACCGAAATATATCGAGGCCTTTTTCTCGAACATCAACTGGGGCGCCGTCAATTCGCGGCTCGGATAG
- a CDS encoding cytochrome P460 family protein encodes MEPSSSEGQNKDLLYFFSKAGRKIGSIFKRKDSLKVENPVKQSPTASVVTSENGSQSEGIVYANALALSEIKKQIPNFPVGSILVRERHDTGTDKTPEAIIAMVKRANGFSDKTNDWEFFVLSKDNLKLQSRETTGSCATCHIRAQKTDWVFLEYLK; translated from the coding sequence ATGGAGCCTTCCAGTTCGGAAGGCCAGAACAAAGATCTTTTATATTTTTTTTCGAAGGCCGGTCGTAAGATTGGATCAATATTCAAGCGTAAAGATTCACTTAAAGTCGAAAATCCAGTTAAACAATCTCCGACGGCCTCCGTAGTAACCTCCGAAAATGGCTCGCAAAGTGAGGGAATTGTATATGCAAATGCCCTGGCCCTTTCTGAGATAAAAAAGCAAATCCCTAACTTTCCGGTTGGCTCTATTCTTGTTCGAGAGAGACATGACACTGGCACCGACAAAACACCCGAAGCGATCATAGCTATGGTAAAACGTGCGAATGGCTTTAGCGACAAAACTAACGACTGGGAGTTCTTTGTTTTAAGTAAGGACAATCTAAAGCTGCAATCGCGCGAAACAACGGGTTCTTGTGCAACCTGTCACATCCGAGCACAAAAAACTGATTGGGTTTTTCTCGAGTATTTGAAATAA
- a CDS encoding type II toxin-antitoxin system Phd/YefM family antitoxin, whose protein sequence is MKITRDIQSLSVFKRDTSKFMRQLKKTREPIVLTVNGKAEMVVLDPESYEDYLREKDRREAIEGIRRGLADFEAGLHRPAEQFFDEFFAKHNISDDE, encoded by the coding sequence ATGAAAATCACCCGCGATATCCAAAGTCTGAGTGTATTCAAACGTGACACTTCGAAGTTCATGCGGCAGTTGAAAAAAACTAGAGAGCCGATCGTGTTAACTGTCAACGGGAAGGCTGAGATGGTCGTTTTGGATCCAGAAAGCTACGAAGATTATTTGAGAGAAAAAGATCGGCGGGAAGCGATTGAGGGGATTAGACGAGGCTTGGCGGATTTTGAGGCGGGACTGCATAGACCTGCGGAACAATTCTTCGACGAGTTTTTCGCAAAGCACAATATCTCTGACGATGAATGA
- a CDS encoding type II toxin-antitoxin system RelE/ParE family toxin: MKRFAVIISPTAEADIVDSFLWGCEEWGVDVAESWALRLRDEILNQLRLFPLRFPIAPETAEVGIEFRQMISGRYRVLFYIIGNEVRVTHVRGAFLGGGVEE, from the coding sequence ATGAAAAGATTTGCGGTCATTATTTCGCCCACTGCTGAAGCCGATATCGTAGACTCGTTTCTATGGGGATGCGAAGAGTGGGGTGTTGATGTTGCGGAAAGTTGGGCACTTCGGCTTCGGGACGAAATACTAAATCAGTTACGGCTCTTTCCATTGCGCTTTCCAATTGCGCCTGAAACCGCAGAAGTTGGAATTGAATTTCGACAAATGATAAGTGGCCGGTATCGAGTTTTGTTTTATATTATTGGAAACGAGGTGCGGGTGACCCACGTGCGAGGAGCCTTTTTAGGCGGAGGAGTTGAAGAATGA
- a CDS encoding Dam family site-specific DNA-(adenine-N6)-methyltransferase: protein MTTTVFQPWSNPILRWAGSKRKILADLVMHAPVDYLRYIEPFAGSACLFCALNPPKAVLGDINPELLHCYQVIKEHPRLLARKARSIPNDEPTYYHQRQLNPNDLEPIDRAARFIYLNRYCFNGIYRTNRHGYFNVPRGVKTGSIQEESIFYRLSVALRNAELRCGDFSVCLSDITAGDFVYLDPPYAVPGKRDSGEYGVGSFQVADITRLVEALHEIENKGAHFLLSYVECPTLVDLLPKAWNQTRLRVRRHIAGFSQHRTSVIEVLVSNFFVGGLHRG, encoded by the coding sequence GTGACAACTACTGTTTTTCAGCCATGGTCGAATCCCATTCTCCGATGGGCAGGAAGTAAGCGAAAGATTCTCGCGGATCTTGTCATGCATGCGCCTGTTGATTATCTAAGGTACATTGAGCCATTTGCCGGATCTGCATGTCTGTTCTGTGCATTGAATCCGCCGAAGGCGGTCTTAGGCGACATAAACCCTGAGTTGCTTCACTGCTATCAGGTTATTAAGGAGCATCCACGATTGTTAGCCCGAAAAGCTCGCAGTATACCAAATGATGAACCAACGTATTACCATCAGCGTCAGCTCAATCCTAATGATTTGGAACCAATAGACCGTGCCGCAAGATTTATCTACCTCAACAGATATTGTTTCAACGGGATCTATCGAACAAATAGGCACGGTTATTTCAATGTTCCCCGTGGAGTAAAAACCGGAAGTATACAAGAAGAGAGTATCTTCTACAGGTTGTCAGTCGCACTTCGGAATGCAGAACTTCGTTGTGGAGATTTTTCGGTCTGTCTCAGCGATATCACTGCGGGAGATTTTGTTTATCTGGATCCTCCCTATGCGGTACCTGGGAAACGGGATTCCGGTGAATATGGTGTAGGTTCATTTCAGGTTGCCGACATAACTAGATTGGTTGAGGCTCTGCACGAAATTGAAAATAAGGGAGCACACTTTCTATTGTCATATGTGGAATGTCCGACTTTAGTCGATTTACTTCCGAAAGCATGGAATCAAACTCGATTAAGAGTGCGGCGCCACATCGCTGGATTTTCACAACATAGAACATCGGTCATAGAAGTACTCGTATCGAATTTTTTTGTTGGGGGGCTTCATCGTGGCTGA